In Pseudomonas hamedanensis, a single window of DNA contains:
- a CDS encoding MotA/TolQ/ExbB proton channel family protein, which yields MNDSLSSMIVPGVLWGLVLFSVVSWAILLVKSAQYLRQKAQNKQFTKAFWSAPDLLTAAEHASQYPGSLARIASSGFEALLVEDSPRTTQQLAHTINRSDRLERNLRQQIQKERRSLENGQAILASIGSTAPFIGLFGTVWGIMEALQSIGETGSASLEAVAGPIGHALIATGVGIAVAVPAVLIYNFFLRRLKLASADMDDFAHDFDALASRSAFSISRQAIASKNTNAVREAS from the coding sequence ATGAACGATTCACTGTCTTCGATGATTGTCCCCGGTGTGCTCTGGGGCCTGGTGCTGTTTTCCGTGGTCAGTTGGGCGATTCTGTTGGTCAAGTCGGCCCAGTACCTGCGCCAGAAAGCGCAGAACAAGCAGTTCACCAAAGCCTTCTGGAGTGCCCCCGACCTGCTCACCGCCGCCGAACACGCCAGCCAGTATCCCGGCTCGCTGGCGCGCATCGCCAGCAGCGGTTTCGAAGCTTTGCTGGTCGAAGATTCGCCGCGCACCACCCAGCAACTGGCGCACACCATCAACCGCTCCGACAGGCTGGAACGCAACCTGCGCCAGCAGATCCAGAAGGAGCGCCGTTCGCTGGAAAACGGCCAGGCGATCCTCGCCAGTATCGGCAGCACCGCGCCGTTCATTGGTCTGTTCGGCACCGTGTGGGGAATCATGGAAGCCCTGCAAAGCATCGGCGAAACCGGCTCGGCCAGCCTGGAAGCAGTCGCCGGCCCCATCGGCCACGCGCTGATCGCCACAGGCGTGGGCATTGCCGTCGCGGTACCGGCGGTGCTGATCTACAACTTCTTCCTGCGCCGGCTGAAGCTCGCCTCGGCCGACATGGATGACTTCGCCCACGACTTCGACGCCCTCGCCTCGCGCAGTGCGTTTTCCATCAGCCGCCAGGCCATCGCCAGCAAAAACACCAACGCCGTGCGGGAGGCCAGCTGA
- a CDS encoding DNA polymerase II: MDLPQGFVLTRHWRDTPAGTEVEFWLATDAGPRRVRLPHQPSVAFIPAEQREAAERLLHDEKNVELRPLALLDFEHRPVLGLYCQQHGQLMRLETALNRVGVDVFEADVRPPERYLMERFITAPVRFSGTPDADGVLINAHLKPDPDYRPKLRLVSLDIETTETGELYSIALEGCGERQVYMLGAPNGDDSIVDFDLEYCDSRTILLKKLNEWFARHDPDAIIGWNVVQFDLRILHEHARRLGVPLKIGRGGEEMQWREHGSRNHYFASAAGRLIIDGIESLRSATWSFPSFSLENVAQTLLGEGKAIDNPYQRMDEINRMFAEDKPALAKYNLKDCELVTRIFAKTELLTFLLERASVTGLPADRSGGSVAAFTHLYMPLMHRQGFVAPNLGTHPPQASPGGFVMDSQPGLYESVLVLDYKSLYPSIIRTFLIDPVGLIEGLQHPDDADSVPGFRGARFSRTRHCLPSIVSRVAEGRETAKREHNAPLSQALKIIMNAFYGVLGSSGCRFFDTRLASSITLRGHEIMLRTRQLIEAQGHAVIYGDTDSTFVWLRRAHGQEEAAQIGHALVNQVNEWWREHVRETYGLESALELQFEIHYKRFLMPTIRGAEEGSKKRYAGLVTRADGREEMIYKGLETVRTDWSLLARQFQQELYERIFQRKPYQDYVRDYVRKTLAGEFDDRLIYRKRLRRTLDDYERNVPPHVRAARLADDYNAQHGRPRQYQNGGWISYVITLAGPEPLEARRAAIDYDHYITRQLQPVADAILPFVDDDFSTLIGGQLGLF, from the coding sequence GTGGATTTACCGCAGGGCTTCGTCCTGACCCGGCACTGGCGCGATACGCCGGCCGGCACCGAAGTCGAATTCTGGCTGGCGACCGACGCCGGGCCGCGCCGTGTGCGCTTGCCGCACCAGCCTTCGGTGGCGTTCATCCCCGCCGAACAGCGTGAAGCGGCCGAACGCCTGCTGCACGACGAAAAGAACGTCGAACTGCGGCCGTTGGCTTTGCTGGATTTCGAGCATCGTCCGGTGCTCGGTCTGTATTGCCAGCAGCACGGTCAGTTGATGCGCCTGGAAACCGCGTTGAACCGCGTCGGGGTCGATGTCTTCGAGGCCGATGTGCGCCCGCCGGAACGCTATCTGATGGAGCGCTTCATTACCGCACCCGTGCGGTTCAGCGGTACGCCGGACGCCGACGGCGTGCTGATCAACGCCCACCTCAAGCCCGACCCCGATTATCGACCGAAACTGCGCCTGGTCTCGCTCGATATCGAAACCACCGAGACCGGCGAGCTGTATTCCATCGCCCTGGAAGGTTGTGGCGAACGTCAGGTGTACATGCTCGGGGCGCCGAACGGCGATGACAGCATTGTTGATTTTGATCTCGAATATTGCGATTCGCGCACCATTCTCCTGAAGAAGCTCAACGAGTGGTTTGCCCGCCACGACCCCGACGCGATCATCGGCTGGAACGTTGTGCAGTTTGACTTGCGCATCCTTCACGAACACGCGCGGCGCCTCGGCGTGCCGCTGAAAATCGGCCGCGGTGGCGAAGAAATGCAGTGGCGCGAGCACGGCAGCCGCAATCACTATTTCGCTTCCGCCGCGGGGCGGCTGATCATCGACGGTATCGAGTCGCTGCGTTCGGCGACCTGGAGCTTCCCCTCGTTCAGCCTGGAAAACGTCGCGCAGACGTTGCTTGGCGAGGGCAAGGCCATCGACAACCCGTATCAGCGCATGGACGAGATCAATCGCATGTTCGCCGAGGACAAACCGGCGCTGGCCAAATACAACCTCAAGGACTGCGAACTGGTCACGCGGATCTTCGCCAAGACCGAGCTGCTGACGTTTCTCCTCGAACGTGCCAGCGTCACCGGTCTGCCGGCGGATCGCAGCGGTGGCTCGGTGGCCGCGTTCACGCATTTGTACATGCCGCTGATGCACCGTCAGGGCTTCGTCGCGCCGAACCTCGGCACCCATCCGCCTCAGGCCAGCCCCGGCGGGTTCGTCATGGATTCGCAACCGGGGCTGTATGAATCGGTGCTGGTGCTCGACTACAAGAGCCTTTATCCGTCGATCATCCGTACGTTCCTGATTGATCCGGTGGGGCTGATCGAAGGCTTGCAGCACCCGGACGATGCCGATTCGGTACCCGGCTTTCGTGGTGCACGCTTTTCGCGCACCCGCCATTGCCTGCCGTCGATTGTGTCGCGAGTGGCTGAGGGGCGCGAGACTGCCAAGCGTGAGCACAACGCGCCGTTGTCGCAAGCGCTGAAGATCATCATGAACGCCTTCTACGGCGTCCTCGGTTCCAGCGGCTGCCGTTTTTTCGATACGCGCCTGGCCTCATCGATCACTCTTCGCGGCCACGAAATCATGCTGCGCACCCGCCAGTTGATCGAAGCGCAGGGCCATGCGGTGATCTATGGCGATACCGACTCCACATTCGTCTGGCTACGTCGCGCCCATGGCCAGGAGGAGGCGGCGCAGATCGGTCATGCGCTGGTCAACCAGGTCAACGAGTGGTGGCGCGAGCATGTGCGCGAAACCTACGGCCTGGAAAGCGCGCTGGAATTGCAGTTCGAGATCCACTACAAACGCTTTTTGATGCCGACCATTCGTGGTGCGGAGGAGGGCAGCAAGAAGCGTTACGCCGGCCTTGTCACCCGCGCCGATGGCCGCGAGGAAATGATCTACAAAGGTCTGGAAACCGTGCGCACCGACTGGTCGCTGCTGGCCCGGCAATTTCAGCAGGAATTGTACGAGCGGATTTTCCAGCGCAAGCCGTATCAGGATTACGTGCGCGACTATGTGCGCAAGACCCTGGCCGGGGAGTTCGATGATCGATTGATCTACCGCAAGCGCCTGCGCCGCACCCTCGACGATTACGAGCGTAACGTCCCGCCGCACGTGCGCGCAGCGCGGCTCGCCGACGACTACAACGCGCAGCACGGCCGGCCCCGGCAGTACCAGAACGGCGGCTGGATCAGCTACGTCATCACCTTGGCCGGCCCGGAGCCGCTGGAAGCACGCCGCGCCGCCATCGATTACGACCATTACATCACCCGGCAACTGCAACCGGTGGCGGATGCGATTCTGCCGTTTGTCGATGACGACTTTTCAACCCTGATTGGTGGGCAGTTGGGCCTGTTTTAA
- a CDS encoding aldose epimerase family protein → MLQSRHLLSGLGLSLMIASLSANAAGLTAEHKAFGKTNDGTPVEQYILRNSHGMQATVITYGATLQALKVADKHGKFDDVVLGFDDVQGYQKGTAYFGATIGRFGNRLADGAFELDGKRYQVPQNDKSNALHGGPQGFDKKVWKAKETKDKDSVGVTLTYLSADGEMGFPGNLSTEVTYRLTENNELRIDYKASTDKPTVLNLTNHSYFNLAGAGNGDILKQVATLNASHYTPVTAKLIPTGELAPVAGTPMDFTKATAIGTHIKADHPQLKFAEPKQGGFDFNWALDTKGDISKVATEVSDPQSGRTLQLFTTEPGVQFYTSNFLDGTVKGKGGKVYPHWGAFTLETQHYPDSPNQPGFPSTRLDPGQTYTHSVILKFTAK, encoded by the coding sequence ATGCTTCAATCCCGTCACCTGCTTTCCGGCCTTGGACTGTCACTGATGATCGCTTCCCTTTCCGCCAACGCAGCGGGCCTGACCGCCGAACACAAAGCCTTCGGTAAAACCAATGATGGCACGCCCGTCGAGCAATACATCCTGCGCAACAGCCACGGCATGCAAGCCACCGTGATTACTTACGGCGCGACCCTGCAAGCGCTGAAAGTCGCCGACAAGCACGGCAAGTTTGACGACGTAGTGCTTGGTTTCGACGATGTGCAGGGCTACCAGAAAGGCACGGCGTACTTTGGCGCGACCATCGGGCGCTTCGGCAATCGCCTCGCCGACGGCGCCTTCGAACTCGACGGCAAGCGCTATCAGGTGCCGCAGAATGACAAGTCCAACGCGTTGCACGGCGGCCCTCAGGGTTTCGACAAAAAGGTCTGGAAGGCCAAAGAAACCAAGGACAAGGATTCGGTCGGCGTGACCCTGACCTATCTGTCGGCGGACGGCGAAATGGGCTTCCCCGGCAACCTCAGCACCGAAGTGACTTATCGCCTGACCGAGAACAACGAACTGCGCATCGACTACAAGGCCAGTACCGATAAGCCCACGGTGCTGAACCTGACCAACCACAGCTACTTCAACCTCGCCGGCGCCGGCAATGGCGACATTCTCAAACAAGTCGCCACGCTCAATGCCAGCCATTACACACCGGTGACGGCCAAGCTGATCCCGACCGGAGAACTCGCGCCTGTCGCGGGCACGCCGATGGATTTCACCAAAGCGACCGCGATCGGCACGCACATCAAGGCTGATCATCCGCAGTTGAAGTTTGCCGAGCCGAAACAGGGCGGCTTCGACTTCAACTGGGCGCTGGACACCAAAGGCGATATCAGCAAAGTCGCCACCGAAGTCAGCGACCCGCAATCGGGACGAACCCTGCAGTTGTTCACCACCGAGCCGGGCGTGCAGTTCTATACCAGTAACTTCCTCGACGGTACGGTCAAGGGCAAGGGCGGCAAGGTCTATCCGCACTGGGGCGCGTTTACCCTGGAGACTCAGCACTATCCCGACTCGCCAAACCAGCCGGGCTTCCCGAGCACACGACTGGATCCGGGGCAGACCTACACCCACAGCGTGATTCTGAAATTCACCGCAAAATAA
- a CDS encoding aldo/keto reductase translates to MRTLELAGVQVPVIGQGTWRMGEDRSAHKREVSALRSGIELGMTLIDTAEMYAEGGAETVVGEAISGLRDQVFLVSKVYPHNASRKGIHLACERSLRRLDTDYIDLYLLHWRGQYPLEETVEAFERLREDGKIGRWGVSNFDVDDLEELSSPACATNQVLYNLEERGIEFDLLPWCQHQRLPLMAYCPIGQGGAMLAEPVLRDIAARHNVTPAQVSLAWILRQDGVIAIPKAVRPEHVQLNAEAAQLQLDAGDLAALDTVFPAPKRKQRLAMV, encoded by the coding sequence ATGCGTACCCTTGAATTGGCTGGCGTGCAGGTACCCGTGATTGGCCAGGGCACCTGGCGCATGGGTGAGGATCGCTCGGCGCACAAGCGTGAAGTCAGCGCACTGCGCAGCGGCATCGAACTGGGCATGACCCTGATTGACACTGCGGAAATGTACGCCGAGGGCGGTGCCGAAACGGTGGTCGGCGAAGCCATCAGCGGGCTGCGCGATCAGGTGTTTCTGGTCAGCAAAGTCTACCCGCACAACGCCAGCCGCAAAGGCATCCACCTGGCCTGCGAGCGCAGTCTGCGCCGGCTCGACACCGATTACATCGATCTCTACCTGCTGCACTGGCGCGGCCAGTATCCCCTGGAAGAAACCGTCGAAGCCTTCGAGCGCCTGCGCGAGGACGGCAAGATCGGCCGTTGGGGCGTGTCAAACTTCGATGTCGATGACCTTGAAGAACTTTCCAGCCCGGCCTGCGCCACCAATCAGGTGCTCTACAACCTTGAAGAGCGCGGCATCGAATTCGATCTGCTGCCGTGGTGCCAACACCAGCGCCTGCCATTGATGGCTTACTGTCCGATCGGCCAGGGAGGCGCGATGCTCGCCGAGCCGGTGCTGCGCGACATTGCCGCTCGTCACAACGTCACCCCGGCGCAGGTTTCGCTGGCGTGGATTCTGCGTCAGGATGGCGTGATTGCGATCCCCAAGGCTGTGCGTCCCGAGCATGTGCAACTCAATGCCGAGGCGGCGCAGCTGCAACTGGACGCTGGGGATCTGGCGGCGCTGGACACGGTGTTCCCGGCGCCAAAACGCAAGCAGCGGCTGGCCATGGTCTGA
- a CDS encoding energy transducer TonB: MNDAVKHKTLPGPLREAPVPPPTGRQAFTANTSRPGGLNKPQMVLLIAVSALIHGGAWWFFHQARPEPLPTPPEIPEMTVELTSPTPPAPPTPEPPPPPPPPPPPEPEQPVEDEDAVKPPPKPVEKPKPIEKPKPVEKPKPVKKVEPPKAPPAPAQPAAPAAPSTPSAPPAPAAAPGPVKESAAISGLASLGNPPPEYPSLALRRNWEGSVVLRIQVLANGRAGAVTVTKSSGKPQLDEAAVAAVKNWKFIPAKRGDTPIDGFATQTIDFKLPQ, translated from the coding sequence ATGAACGATGCGGTAAAGCACAAAACCCTGCCGGGACCGTTGCGGGAAGCGCCGGTCCCGCCGCCAACGGGCAGGCAGGCGTTTACAGCCAACACTTCACGACCCGGCGGGTTGAACAAACCACAGATGGTGCTGCTGATTGCCGTGTCGGCGCTGATACACGGCGGCGCGTGGTGGTTCTTTCATCAGGCGCGGCCGGAGCCGCTGCCCACGCCGCCCGAGATTCCGGAAATGACCGTCGAGCTGACCAGCCCGACGCCTCCGGCCCCGCCGACACCGGAACCACCACCGCCGCCCCCGCCTCCACCGCCGCCGGAACCCGAGCAGCCGGTGGAAGACGAGGACGCGGTCAAGCCGCCGCCCAAACCGGTGGAGAAGCCCAAGCCGATCGAGAAACCGAAACCGGTCGAGAAGCCAAAACCAGTGAAAAAAGTCGAGCCGCCGAAAGCGCCACCCGCCCCGGCACAACCGGCCGCCCCTGCTGCGCCGAGCACACCGAGTGCACCGCCGGCGCCGGCTGCTGCGCCCGGTCCGGTCAAGGAATCGGCAGCGATTTCCGGCCTCGCCAGCCTCGGCAACCCGCCGCCGGAATACCCGTCGCTGGCGCTGCGACGTAACTGGGAAGGCAGCGTGGTGCTGCGCATTCAAGTGCTGGCCAACGGGCGTGCCGGTGCGGTGACGGTGACCAAGTCCAGCGGCAAGCCGCAACTGGATGAGGCGGCCGTCGCGGCGGTGAAGAACTGGAAGTTCATCCCGGCCAAGCGCGGCGACACGCCAATCGACGGCTTCGCCACCCAGACCATCGATTTCAAATTGCCGCAATGA
- a CDS encoding ExbD/TolR family protein yields the protein MSFSTQDSDEVLSEMNVTPLVDVMLVLLVVFIVTAPLMTNAIKVNLPKTDAVAPAEKKDPVVVSVDQDGKFYLAKTELAPESLEASLREVKAKDAEVRVQLQADAAVNYGQVAKAMASIERSGISKISVMTTH from the coding sequence ATGTCGTTCTCCACTCAAGACAGCGATGAAGTGCTCAGCGAAATGAACGTCACGCCGCTGGTCGATGTGATGCTCGTGCTGCTGGTGGTGTTCATCGTCACCGCGCCGCTGATGACCAACGCAATCAAGGTCAATCTGCCAAAAACCGACGCCGTCGCCCCCGCCGAGAAGAAAGACCCGGTGGTGGTCAGCGTTGATCAGGACGGCAAGTTCTATCTGGCCAAAACCGAACTGGCCCCGGAATCGCTGGAGGCCAGCCTCAGGGAGGTCAAGGCCAAAGACGCCGAGGTGCGCGTGCAATTGCAGGCCGACGCTGCCGTCAATTACGGCCAGGTGGCCAAGGCCATGGCGTCCATCGAACGCTCCGGCATCAGCAAGATTTCGGTGATGACCACCCACTGA
- a CDS encoding glutathione S-transferase N-terminal domain-containing protein: MYQLYGHKNSGAAAIEAALELCQIAYRFIDTEASAEAAEALGKLNPLKQIPTLQLPDGSALTESAAIMIHLGLTFPKSGLLPAKAPDRDQAIRGLAYIVSNCYAAIGIIDYPERWLMAADESARQNLIAGTRQRLHFSWEVFADQFSGELYLDDETPGALDVLAAVVSRWAGSREHLRQTRPGFYAWLQRIDRHPVLAPVFERHWPSQG; the protein is encoded by the coding sequence ATGTACCAGCTCTACGGGCATAAAAATTCCGGCGCAGCTGCCATCGAGGCAGCCTTGGAGTTGTGCCAGATTGCTTATCGCTTCATCGACACCGAAGCCAGCGCGGAGGCCGCGGAGGCGCTGGGCAAACTCAATCCGCTGAAACAGATCCCGACTCTGCAACTGCCCGACGGCAGTGCCCTGACCGAGAGCGCGGCGATCATGATTCATCTGGGCCTGACGTTTCCCAAGTCCGGCCTGCTGCCGGCCAAGGCGCCTGATCGCGATCAGGCGATTCGCGGCCTGGCCTATATCGTCAGCAATTGCTACGCGGCCATCGGCATTATCGACTACCCCGAGCGTTGGCTGATGGCGGCGGACGAGAGCGCACGGCAGAACCTGATCGCCGGCACGCGTCAGCGTCTGCACTTCAGTTGGGAGGTGTTTGCCGACCAGTTTTCCGGCGAGCTGTACCTGGACGATGAAACGCCGGGCGCGCTGGATGTGCTGGCGGCAGTGGTGAGCCGTTGGGCCGGCAGCCGTGAACATCTGCGCCAGACCCGGCCGGGGTTTTATGCGTGGTTGCAGAGGATTGACCGCCACCCGGTGCTGGCGCCGGTGTTTGAGCGACATTGGCCGTCTCAAGGCTGA
- a CDS encoding DUF1810 domain-containing protein translates to MRSTDLHDPFNLQRFVQAQDPVFERVQRELQAGRKQSHWMWFVFPQFAGLGGSEMARRFAIGSAEEARAYLAHEVLGARLRTCTQWVLNVPQRSISEIFGHPDDLKFHSSMTLFAQFSGADSLFNQALTRYFHGILDEWTLQLLDLKQAQLPTNQG, encoded by the coding sequence ATGAGAAGCACGGATCTGCACGACCCGTTCAACCTGCAACGTTTTGTCCAAGCGCAGGACCCGGTATTCGAACGAGTTCAACGCGAACTCCAGGCTGGGCGCAAGCAAAGCCACTGGATGTGGTTTGTTTTTCCGCAGTTCGCCGGGCTGGGCGGCAGTGAAATGGCCCGGCGCTTTGCCATCGGTTCAGCCGAGGAAGCGCGGGCCTATCTGGCCCACGAAGTGCTCGGCGCGCGGCTGCGCACCTGCACACAGTGGGTGCTCAACGTGCCGCAGCGCTCGATCAGCGAGATCTTCGGGCATCCCGATGACCTGAAATTTCACTCTTCAATGACCCTGTTTGCGCAATTCAGCGGCGCAGACAGCCTGTTCAATCAGGCGCTGACGCGCTACTTCCACGGCATTCTCGATGAATGGACGCTGCAACTGCTCGACTTAAAACAGGCCCAACTGCCCACCAATCAGGGTTGA
- a CDS encoding TonB-dependent receptor: MLMNTPRFTLKPLVATMSRHRFVPLYLVAMGMGAGTVQAAEDDNSSVPAAAVVAAPTTQLQRVEVTGSAIRRVDAETAVPITILKADELRKQGVTTTAELVQRITGSQSINNSAGSVGAATGGASFADMRGIGANKTLVLLNGRRLANNALSGTNSAGGAVDLNMIPFAAIERVEVLRDGASALYGTDAIGGVINFITKKSLTDGALTLGGETPTHSGGGATKDMSASWGYGDLEEDRFNVLGVFNYNKQQNLDANDRSFANDYSPGRGLDQTSGTAFPGNYSQNGNATNPLANSNCNGPNLIGRDGLCRFSTREYIDLVPQTEKTSFFGKTTGKLGDDHNVNLEYFWSRNNNATAVGPAPLTGLSLDSSSPYYPGNGITPAPTDFALDPTQPVDVNWRETAAGPRESKDQNTSQRFLLSFDGLVGGWDYNLGASYNQNKIVSSVTSGYVSDQAMIDGLASGLLNPFGPQTAAGQQYIDAAAYHGAYSTAVGRVAGFDGRVSREIGDWFGAGPAGLALGGEYRKEKFHQDFEAFAGDIQSLGIDPAGSVEGDRSVKAAYAEINVPVLDSLELSAAVRHDKYSDFGSTTNPKYSFRYQPLKELVVRGAYSEGFRAPSLYELYSPRSITYTQGYYNDPVLCTGGVVQPGGNGGRDCGQQFLNQIGGNEDLAPEKARNVTLGFVYQPISNLSVGLDFWWIHISNQIQPFPESTVFDQAGSYQDRFVRNADGTLNYIVTGNANLGIVETNGVDVSLDYRFPNTPYGQFGLGLQGTYVDEYDFQSTIKGPFTDKVGDFQGDGVIARWKHNLTGSWSFGAARAALTNRFTTGYNDYDRETHARVASYSVWDLSAGYTFNKVLDVDAGMKNVFDRNPPFSNQAYNFQSGYDPRYTDPLGRTLFARMTYHF; the protein is encoded by the coding sequence ATGCTGATGAACACTCCACGCTTCACGCTCAAACCTTTGGTGGCAACGATGTCTCGCCACCGTTTTGTTCCGCTGTATCTGGTGGCCATGGGGATGGGCGCCGGGACCGTGCAAGCGGCCGAGGACGACAACAGCAGCGTGCCGGCAGCCGCTGTCGTGGCGGCGCCGACCACGCAACTGCAACGGGTCGAAGTGACCGGTTCGGCGATTCGCCGGGTCGATGCGGAAACGGCGGTGCCGATCACCATTCTCAAGGCCGACGAGCTACGCAAACAGGGCGTGACCACCACCGCCGAGCTGGTCCAGCGCATCACCGGCAGCCAGTCGATCAATAACAGCGCCGGCTCGGTCGGTGCGGCCACGGGCGGTGCGTCGTTTGCCGACATGCGCGGCATCGGCGCGAACAAGACGCTGGTGCTGCTCAACGGTCGGCGCCTGGCCAACAACGCTTTGTCGGGCACCAACTCGGCGGGCGGCGCGGTGGATCTGAACATGATCCCGTTTGCCGCCATCGAGCGTGTCGAAGTGCTGCGCGACGGCGCCTCGGCCCTGTACGGCACCGACGCCATCGGCGGCGTGATCAACTTCATCACCAAAAAATCCCTGACCGATGGCGCGTTGACCCTCGGCGGCGAAACCCCGACCCACAGCGGCGGCGGTGCGACCAAGGACATGAGCGCGAGTTGGGGCTACGGCGATCTGGAAGAAGACCGCTTCAACGTCCTCGGCGTGTTCAACTACAACAAGCAGCAGAACCTCGACGCCAACGACCGCTCGTTCGCCAATGACTACTCGCCCGGTCGTGGGCTCGATCAGACCTCCGGCACCGCGTTCCCCGGCAACTATAGCCAGAACGGCAACGCCACCAACCCGTTGGCCAACAGCAATTGCAACGGCCCCAACCTGATCGGCCGCGACGGTTTGTGCCGCTTCAGCACACGTGAATATATTGACCTGGTGCCGCAGACCGAGAAGACCTCGTTCTTCGGCAAGACCACCGGCAAGCTGGGCGACGACCACAACGTCAACCTCGAATATTTCTGGTCGCGCAACAACAACGCCACCGCCGTCGGCCCGGCGCCACTGACCGGTTTGAGCCTGGATTCCTCATCGCCCTACTACCCCGGCAACGGCATCACCCCGGCGCCGACCGATTTCGCTCTCGATCCGACGCAACCGGTCGATGTCAACTGGCGCGAGACTGCTGCAGGTCCGCGCGAGTCCAAAGACCAGAACACCAGCCAGCGTTTTCTGTTGAGCTTCGACGGTCTGGTCGGCGGCTGGGATTACAACCTCGGCGCCTCGTATAACCAGAATAAAATCGTCTCCAGCGTCACCAGCGGTTATGTCAGCGATCAGGCGATGATCGACGGTCTGGCCAGTGGTTTGCTCAACCCGTTCGGCCCGCAAACTGCCGCGGGTCAGCAGTACATCGACGCCGCCGCGTACCACGGCGCCTACTCCACCGCCGTGGGCCGCGTCGCCGGTTTCGATGGCCGGGTCAGCCGGGAGATTGGCGACTGGTTCGGCGCAGGCCCGGCCGGTCTGGCCTTGGGCGGCGAGTACCGCAAAGAGAAATTCCATCAGGACTTCGAAGCGTTTGCCGGCGATATCCAGAGCCTGGGCATCGACCCGGCGGGCAGCGTCGAAGGCGACCGTAGCGTCAAAGCCGCCTATGCCGAAATCAACGTGCCGGTGCTCGACAGCCTCGAGTTGTCCGCCGCCGTGCGCCACGACAAATACAGCGACTTCGGCAGCACCACCAACCCGAAATACTCGTTCCGTTATCAGCCGCTCAAAGAGCTGGTGGTGCGCGGCGCCTACAGCGAAGGCTTCCGTGCGCCATCGCTGTACGAGCTGTATTCGCCGCGCAGCATCACTTACACCCAGGGCTACTACAACGACCCGGTGCTGTGTACCGGCGGCGTGGTGCAACCGGGCGGCAACGGTGGCCGCGATTGCGGTCAGCAGTTCCTCAACCAGATTGGCGGCAACGAGGATCTGGCCCCGGAGAAAGCGCGCAACGTGACCCTGGGCTTCGTCTATCAACCGATCAGCAACCTCTCGGTAGGTCTGGATTTCTGGTGGATTCACATCTCCAACCAGATTCAGCCGTTCCCGGAATCCACTGTGTTCGATCAGGCGGGCTCCTATCAGGATCGCTTCGTGCGCAACGCCGACGGCACGCTCAACTACATCGTCACCGGCAACGCCAACCTCGGCATCGTCGAAACCAACGGTGTCGACGTGTCGCTCGACTATCGCTTCCCGAACACGCCGTACGGTCAGTTCGGCCTCGGCTTGCAGGGCACCTATGTCGACGAGTACGACTTCCAGAGCACCATCAAGGGGCCGTTCACTGACAAGGTCGGCGATTTCCAGGGTGACGGCGTGATTGCGCGCTGGAAGCACAACCTCACCGGCAGCTGGAGCTTTGGCGCGGCGCGGGCAGCGCTGACCAACCGTTTCACCACCGGTTACAACGACTACGACCGCGAAACTCATGCGCGCGTGGCGTCGTATTCGGTGTGGGACCTGTCGGCCGGCTACACCTTCAACAAGGTGCTGGATGTCGATGCCGGGATGAAGAACGTGTTCGACCGCAACCCGCCATTCTCCAACCAGGCCTACAACTTCCAGAGCGGCTATGACCCGCGCTACACCGACCCGCTGGGCCGGACGTTGTTTGCGCGCATGACGTATCACTTCTAA
- a CDS encoding CBS domain-containing protein — translation MKTVAQLLKLKDQKNQEVHQIKPDHMVLEALMKMAEKNVGALLVVEDDNVVGIISERDYARKLVLHGRSSVGTPVRDIMVKDVITVDTKQTVDTCLGIMSDRRLRHLPVVEDGKLIGLLSIGDLVKEAIAEQAELIKQLEQYIRGE, via the coding sequence ATGAAGACCGTCGCCCAACTGCTCAAGCTCAAAGACCAGAAAAATCAGGAAGTGCACCAGATCAAACCCGATCACATGGTGCTCGAAGCGCTGATGAAAATGGCCGAGAAAAACGTCGGCGCCCTGCTGGTGGTGGAAGACGACAACGTGGTCGGCATCATCAGCGAGCGCGATTACGCACGCAAACTGGTGCTGCACGGCCGCTCTTCGGTCGGTACACCCGTGCGCGACATCATGGTCAAGGACGTGATCACGGTGGACACCAAACAAACCGTCGACACCTGCCTGGGCATCATGTCCGACCGCCGCCTGCGCCACTTGCCAGTGGTTGAGGACGGCAAGCTGATCGGCTTGCTGTCGATCGGCGACCTGGTCAAGGAAGCCATTGCCGAACAGGCCGAGCTGATCAAGCAGCTGGAGCAGTACATCCGCGGGGAGTAA